GCCAAAATACATCGTCACCAATAAGTCATGTTTTGGTTGTCGGAGCGGGGCTCGCTGGGGCCAATACCGCATATGCGTTGGCTTGTCAGGGCGTTAAAGTCACTGTTTGGGATAAGGCCGATCATATTGCAAGCGGCGCCTCTGGCAATCCGCAAGGCATGCTGTACCCAAAACTCGCGTCTCAAGACACTCTTGTAAATCGTTTTTATTTATCTGCCTACTTGCACGCTTCTCGTCTTTATTCGACATTGGACCAAAATAACGCGTTTTGGGGGCCATGTGGTTTAACCCAAATACCCAAAAACGCCAAAGAAGCGGAACGCTTTCAAAAACTGTTACACGACAACCTCTATCCGCAGCACATCCTGCGCGCCTCAACGGATAAACCAGATTGTATTTTCTTACCGCTCTCAGGCTGGGTTGTATTGACCGAGCTCTGCAAAAAGCTTTTGTCCCATGAAAACATCAAGGTTCAGCTAAATACACCATTGAATGAGCTTTCACCACGCTTGATAAACGAACAAGCTGATGGATGGACAGCGCGTTCACATGACGAAACAGCAGATTTTTCCCATGTGGTGCTGTGCATGGCAAACGATACCAAAACACTCGACGCAGCCCCTGACACGCCAGATTACCCCATTCGCGGACAAGTCTCTTTTATGACTGTAGACAGCGCCAAAGCAGCGTGTGCTGTTACCCAAGAATCGCAAAAAAAAATAGATATTGATAAAGTACTTTGTGAATTTGGTTACGTCTCACCGGCCATAAATGGGCTTTTACACTTTGGCTCCACTTACGATCTAAAAGACTCAGATCAAACCGTGCGACAAGAAGGACATGAACGCAACGTAAAAATACTCGAGCGCTTACTCGAATTACCAGAAAGCACGTTCGATACTCATGCGTGCGGTGGGAGAGTCTCGTTTCGATGCGCTGTGCCAGACTACGCACCGATTGTCGGGCCAGTGCAATCAGAGCTAGAGTACAAACATGCCTTTGCAGCATTAAGTAAAAACGCAAAATGGCGCTCTAATGATTTAGCACAGCCCATTAACCAGCTTTACTTAAACATAGGTCATGGTTCGCGAGGTTTGATATCTGCCCCGTTGAGCGGTAATTTTATTGCCAGTTTAATATTGGCGACCCCCTCCCCACTCGAACAAGAAGTAAGCCACAGGCTTCATCCGAGCCGATTTGTGATTAGAGCGCTAAAACGTAGCCAAACGATTTGATAATCAGCAACCCATTTAGTCTAAGTCGACTGAATGGGTTGCTGACAAAAAAAACGATTAGAGTTCAAACAACTCACAAGCGCTTGGGATCAAGTCGGCAAAACGTTGAGAAGTTTGTGGACGATAAACATAAGCATTCAATTCGGTTAGCAACATACGCAATTTATCACTCAGTTGCAGCAAGTTGGGATTAATAGGCTCATATGGGTAAACATGATCCTGTACACTCAGCTTATGCAGTTCATCTAATTCGTCTTGCAATATACTTTTCATTGCAAAGAAACGGTCTTTTTGATCGATATCATTGGTTTCCCAATACGCATCCGAAAGCGCAGCATTTAACTCATAAAACACATGCAGTGCATCCGCAACATTTTTTTTAGACATGTTATCTCCAACTTTTTGGGCAATCTTAACCTTGCCCCTTGTAATGTTTAACCCTAACCTTATAACCTATATTCTAAACGTGAATCGATATAGGTGAATACCCCTTGAGTACAACAATGCCGCATGCCGTGACTTCAAACAACTTATGGCAGTCTTTACAAGCTGAAGCAGACAAGCTTGCCCAAGATGAGCCTATTCTGGCCAGTTATTTTAATACGACGATTTTACGCCACGACTCACTGTGCTCTGCGTTAAGCTTTTTACTCGCCAGTAAATTAGACAGCATATCCATTCCTGCCATGGTGTTA
The sequence above is a segment of the Marinomonas sp. IMCC 4694 genome. Coding sequences within it:
- the mnmC gene encoding bifunctional tRNA (5-methylaminomethyl-2-thiouridine)(34)-methyltransferase MnmD/FAD-dependent 5-carboxymethylaminomethyl-2-thiouridine(34) oxidoreductase MnmC, producing MLTSYQLEAPILSWGEDGAPHSSQFDDVYFDKESGLEETRFVFIKHNQLLERWHNIQNKAFVIAETGFGTGLNFLCTWQAFLQNAPKDKQLHFISVEKYPFSKAMLAQALSMWPSLNEFTRPLIDAYPEVCHGFHRIELENGRVQLTLWFGEAEDGFAALNADVDAWFLDGFAPSKNPEMWSDTLFHHIHRLSHQGTTCSTFTAAGIVRRGLQKVGFEVKKVKGFGIKRDMTVGKFNPPSAPLTERMAQGQAWFNLRQNTSSPISHVLVVGAGLAGANTAYALACQGVKVTVWDKADHIASGASGNPQGMLYPKLASQDTLVNRFYLSAYLHASRLYSTLDQNNAFWGPCGLTQIPKNAKEAERFQKLLHDNLYPQHILRASTDKPDCIFLPLSGWVVLTELCKKLLSHENIKVQLNTPLNELSPRLINEQADGWTARSHDETADFSHVVLCMANDTKTLDAAPDTPDYPIRGQVSFMTVDSAKAACAVTQESQKKIDIDKVLCEFGYVSPAINGLLHFGSTYDLKDSDQTVRQEGHERNVKILERLLELPESTFDTHACGGRVSFRCAVPDYAPIVGPVQSELEYKHAFAALSKNAKWRSNDLAQPINQLYLNIGHGSRGLISAPLSGNFIASLILATPSPLEQEVSHRLHPSRFVIRALKRSQTI